TTCCCTATGCGTTCGGCTGCCCTGCCGGCGTTATGCGCAAGGGTGACACCAACACCGGATGCACCGAAATCATGTCGCCTTGGGGCGATGCCGCGCTGGAAGATGAAGGAACCACTGCATGAGCCGCGATACAGCCATTGACACCGTGACCGCTTATTTCGATCAGGGCGCGTTCAAATCCGAACTGGCCGATCTGGTCACCTACCGCACCGAAAGCCAGAAAGAGGGCACCGGCCCCGAACTGACCCGCTATCTGGCCGAGGCAATGCAGCCCCGGCTGGCGCGTATGGGCTTTGCCTGCGAAATCATCGCCAACCCCGATCCGCGTGGCGGCCCCCTGTTGATAGGTGAGCGACACGAAGGCGACGACCTGCCGACCATCCTGACCTATGGGCACGGTGACGTGATCCGCGCCCAAGAGGGCATGTGGCGCGAGGGGTTGGCCCCGTTCGAGCTGATCGAAGAGGGCGACCGTCTTTATGGGCGCGGCAGTGCCGATAACAAGGGTCAGCACCTGATCAACATCGCCGCGCTGGAAACGGTTCTGAAGGTGCGTGGCAATCTGGGGTTCAACACCCGGATCGTTCTGGAGATGAGCGAAGAAGTCGGATCAAGCGGGCTGGCCGAAGTGTTCCACACCTACAAGGACCGGTTGGTTGCCGATGTTCTGATCGCCTCGGACGGGCCGCGTTTGCAGCCTGAGGTCCCGACCGTCTTTATGGGATCGCGCGGCGGCGTGACCTTTGATCTGGCGCTAACCCTGCGTGAGGGCGCGCATCATTCGGGCAACTGGGGTGGTCTTTTGGCCGATCCGGCAATGATCATGGCACATGCGTTGGCGTCGATCACGGATGTGCGCGGCCAGATCCAGATCCCTGAATGGCGGCCCGACAGCCTGACCGACGCGGTGCGCGCAGCACTGGACGGCTTGCCTGTCACCGGCGGCAACGGCCCGTCCGTGGATGAGGATTGGGGCGAGGAAAGCCTGACCCCTGCCGAACGTGTCTATGGCTGGAACAGCTTTGCAGTGCTGGCGATGACCAGCGGCGTGCCCGAGGCGCCCGTCAACGCCATTTCCGCCAGCGCGCGGGCCACTTGCCAGCTGCGCTATGTCGTCGGCACCGACCCTGCCGATATCCTGCCCGCGCTGCGCCGCCATCTGGATCAGCATGGGTTCGACGCGGTTGAGATCGTGCCGCATGATCGCGGATTCTTTGCTGCGACACGGTTGGACCCGTCGCACCCCTGGGTCAAATTTGTGACCGGTTCGATAGAGCGCACAGCAGGCCAGCCCCCGCATGTGCTGCCCAATCTGGCAGGCTCGCTCCCGAATGACAGCTTTGCCGACATTCTGGGCCTGCCGACTGTCTGGGTGCCGCATTCCTATCGCGGTTGCTCGCAGCATGCGCCGGATGAACATGTGCTGAAATCCCTTAGCCGCGATGCGTTGCGGGTGATGGCCGGCCTGTTTTGGGACGTAGGCGCAGGCGGCACACCGGGCTAAGGCCCGCCCCCTGCGTAACCCGGTCAGATGATATCTGCTGACCCGCCAGAAAGGATTTAACACTATGGATAATAGTGTTAAATAATTCGGTGCCCTTTTATACCGGCAGAGGCGGCAAAGCATGGTTTTCGCTTCATTGCTTAACAGTATTCCTGTAAACTGTTAAATATGTCCGAAATGACCCTCTTTGA
The genomic region above belongs to Pseudorhodobacter turbinis and contains:
- a CDS encoding M20 family metallopeptidase encodes the protein MSRDTAIDTVTAYFDQGAFKSELADLVTYRTESQKEGTGPELTRYLAEAMQPRLARMGFACEIIANPDPRGGPLLIGERHEGDDLPTILTYGHGDVIRAQEGMWREGLAPFELIEEGDRLYGRGSADNKGQHLINIAALETVLKVRGNLGFNTRIVLEMSEEVGSSGLAEVFHTYKDRLVADVLIASDGPRLQPEVPTVFMGSRGGVTFDLALTLREGAHHSGNWGGLLADPAMIMAHALASITDVRGQIQIPEWRPDSLTDAVRAALDGLPVTGGNGPSVDEDWGEESLTPAERVYGWNSFAVLAMTSGVPEAPVNAISASARATCQLRYVVGTDPADILPALRRHLDQHGFDAVEIVPHDRGFFAATRLDPSHPWVKFVTGSIERTAGQPPHVLPNLAGSLPNDSFADILGLPTVWVPHSYRGCSQHAPDEHVLKSLSRDALRVMAGLFWDVGAGGTPG